The following nucleotide sequence is from Bacteroidota bacterium.
TTGTATAACCCAAGCTCATTATCAGAATAACACCTTAAACTACCAATAGCTGGAAGGTCATCCATAATTTCGCAAGTATTCACATATTCCGGATAAAAACCAGAGTAGCTCCCCAGTTTTTCAACGATACGGTAATATTGCCATACAGAATAATCGGTAGGCGAACAAATCAACCCCTTTAATTCAACATTATTTATTGTTTGTGTATAAATTGAATCAATTAACACACTTCCTGACTTTTCATCAGAACATGGATTAATTCCATCACTGTAAAAATTCATTTTATCTCCTTTTTCATCAGAAAAATTATAGAGAACCTTAAAAAGGTTATCGGCCCAATAAAATATAGTATCGCCCGATTGGTGTATAAATTCATTTCCCCAATCTACTGAATCACCATTGGATGTGTAGTAAATCATATGTATTATTCTGGCAGATAAACTGTTTATTGTTGTATCTCTAATAGAAGTGAATTTTACATAGCCTTCATCTGGTGGGTTCAAATCTTCAACTTTGTCGAAATACCAGACCGCACCAATTGGAGCAAATTCTTGTTGGGCACATATTTCTATAATGCCACAAATAGTTA
It contains:
- a CDS encoding T9SS type A sorting domain-containing protein translates to MKQILFFILTICGIIEICAQQEFAPIGAVWYFDKVEDLNPPDEGYVKFTSIRDTTINSLSARIIHMIYYTSNGDSVDWGNEFIHQSGDTIFYWADNLFKVLYNFSDEKGDKMNFYSDGINPCSDEKSGSVLIDSIYTQTINNVELKGLICSPTDYSVWQYYRIVEKLGSYSGFYPEYVNTCEIMDDLPAIGSLRCYSDNELGLYKIGTKPCDTLIAYNTNFETVNTSNSYSIYPTKTNEKITIEINSLTSSDAQIEVYNIYGQLLSINKISSTLTTIDISGISEGIYTIRIIQDGKLTTTRKFIKL